Proteins encoded together in one Parcubacteria group bacterium window:
- a CDS encoding RNA polymerase sigma factor translates to MISHENTQQSDEELVILTRNDPSFFGLLMERYEAKMLLYIKRISAVTTEEAEDVLQESFLKAYQNVNSFDEKLSFSSWLYRIVHNETISYWRKKKIRPHGNTIFVDDDFLERIADARDMVADVDKKHLKDVVQKVFDVMDEKYRDILILKYIEDKNYEEISDILKKPAGTVATHINRAKKQFKELYQKSNINV, encoded by the coding sequence ATGATATCACATGAAAACACACAACAATCTGACGAAGAGTTGGTGATTTTGACGCGGAATGACCCATCGTTTTTTGGGTTGCTTATGGAACGATATGAGGCAAAAATGCTTTTGTATATTAAACGTATCTCGGCAGTTACAACCGAAGAAGCGGAAGACGTTCTGCAGGAAAGTTTTTTGAAGGCGTATCAAAATGTGAACAGTTTTGATGAAAAGTTGTCTTTTTCGTCGTGGTTGTATCGTATCGTGCACAATGAAACGATCAGTTATTGGCGTAAGAAAAAAATCCGTCCGCATGGCAATACAATTTTTGTGGATGATGATTTTCTTGAACGTATTGCCGATGCGCGGGATATGGTTGCCGATGTGGACAAAAAACATTTAAAAGATGTCGTGCAGAAGGTTTTTGATGTGATGGATGAAAAATATCGTGACATTCTTATTTTAAAATATATCGAAGATAAAAATTATGAAGAGATTTCTGACATTTTGAAAAAACCGGCGGGCACGGTAGCGACACATATTAATCGTGCGAAAAAACAATTCAAAGAATTATATCAAAAAAGTAATATTAATGTGTAA
- the mscL gene encoding large conductance mechanosensitive channel protein MscL yields MKKFLKEFQEFAIRGNVMDLAVAVVIGGAFGKIVTSLVNDIIMPLMGILLGGIDFTTLKFTFGEAILTYGNFIQTIVDFVIIALCIFLAVKVMGAVIKKKKADEKKEEKKVTKEVELLTEIRDLLKKNR; encoded by the coding sequence ATGAAAAAGTTTCTCAAAGAATTTCAAGAATTCGCCATTAGGGGCAATGTCATGGATTTGGCAGTGGCGGTAGTGATCGGCGGAGCATTTGGCAAGATCGTAACATCGCTTGTCAATGATATTATCATGCCACTCATGGGCATCCTCCTTGGTGGGATTGATTTTACAACGCTCAAGTTTACCTTTGGGGAAGCAATATTGACGTATGGAAATTTCATTCAAACAATTGTAGATTTTGTCATTATCGCATTGTGTATATTCCTTGCGGTGAAGGTGATGGGTGCAGTGATCAAAAAGAAAAAAGCCGATGAAAAGAAAGAAGAAAAAAAAGTTACTAAGGAGGTGGAATTGCTTACGGAGATCCGCGATCTATTAAAGAAAAATAGGTGA
- a CDS encoding ASCH domain-containing protein encodes MKTLKFRKYLSEQILAGAKTTTWRLFDDKDLRVGDEVSFVVWETGELFAQAQLTRVVEKCFDQVNEEDWRGHDRYASNEKMYRAFTQYYKKPVGPKTRVKIITFELL; translated from the coding sequence ATGAAGACGCTGAAATTCCGCAAGTATTTGAGTGAACAGATCCTCGCCGGCGCAAAAACAACAACGTGGCGATTATTTGATGACAAGGATCTCCGTGTAGGAGATGAGGTCTCCTTTGTTGTGTGGGAAACGGGAGAACTATTTGCACAAGCACAATTGACGCGTGTTGTGGAAAAATGTTTTGATCAAGTAAATGAAGAAGATTGGCGCGGACATGATCGCTATGCCAGTAATGAAAAAATGTATCGCGCGTTCACACAATACTATAAAAAACCGGTTGGTCCGAAAACACGCGTAAAGATCATCACATTTGAATTATTGTGA
- a CDS encoding sugar phosphate nucleotidyltransferase, whose product MKTYGVVLQINIHGYQWRLGLMPHRKEGKSDRYVVIMAGGSGKRLWPESRANNPKQFHRLITEDYTLLQGTHQRVKDLVLPEHLFVSTIAEYREIIAEQLPEVAPENILIEPCGRNTAPALAFVADKIYQLNPNAVILAVPSDHMIKEVGTFADVVQTMFRVVDYYPERIGLIGIKPTEPSTELGYIKMGNETRKKFAHSVHHVSAFAEKPSSDKAKEYFSDWQFLWNSGCFVFCASVFLDQIKKYVPEISQTLEQVNACPSEDEQRSLFSALQDHPIDTVVLEKLSSLELFVVPATLTWSDVGNWRSLHDVHCTGNPDHNYMRGDVVSVDTQNCFVFGNDKSVIATLGLKGIVIVQSGDVILVADRDRVKDVKEVVALLGKRGYRHLL is encoded by the coding sequence GTGAAAACATACGGAGTTGTTTTACAGATCAATATACATGGATATCAATGGAGGTTGGGACTTATGCCGCATCGCAAAGAAGGGAAGAGTGATCGTTATGTTGTTATTATGGCAGGTGGTTCCGGCAAGAGACTATGGCCGGAATCGCGTGCAAACAATCCAAAACAGTTTCACCGTTTGATCACGGAGGACTATACGTTGTTGCAAGGAACGCATCAGCGTGTCAAAGATCTCGTGCTTCCGGAGCATCTTTTTGTGTCCACGATTGCTGAATATAGAGAGATCATCGCGGAACAATTGCCGGAAGTTGCGCCAGAAAATATTCTCATCGAGCCGTGCGGACGCAACACTGCGCCGGCGTTGGCTTTTGTGGCTGATAAAATTTATCAATTGAATCCCAACGCTGTGATTCTCGCAGTGCCATCGGACCATATGATCAAGGAGGTTGGTACTTTTGCCGATGTTGTGCAGACAATGTTTCGTGTGGTGGATTATTATCCTGAAAGGATTGGGCTCATCGGCATCAAGCCTACAGAACCGAGTACGGAGCTGGGATACATTAAAATGGGCAATGAAACAAGAAAGAAGTTTGCTCATTCTGTGCATCACGTTTCTGCTTTTGCAGAGAAGCCTTCCTCCGATAAAGCAAAGGAATATTTTTCCGATTGGCAATTCTTGTGGAATTCGGGTTGTTTTGTTTTTTGTGCGAGCGTATTTCTCGATCAAATTAAAAAATACGTGCCGGAAATTTCACAGACATTGGAACAGGTCAATGCGTGTCCCAGTGAGGATGAGCAACGCAGTCTTTTTTCTGCATTGCAGGATCATCCGATTGACACAGTAGTGTTGGAAAAACTTTCGAGCCTTGAACTCTTTGTTGTTCCTGCAACATTGACATGGAGCGATGTGGGCAATTGGCGGTCGTTGCATGATGTGCACTGTACTGGCAATCCGGATCATAATTATATGCGCGGCGACGTTGTCAGTGTTGATACGCAAAATTGTTTTGTTTTTGGCAATGACAAGTCCGTGATCGCAACGCTCGGGCTTAAGGGGATCGTAATCGTTCAGTCCGGTGATGTGATCCTTGTTGCTGATCGCGATCGCGTAAAAGATGTAAAAGAGGTTGTCGCCCTTCTCGGGAAACGAGGATATAGGCATCTTCTATAA